In Ammospiza nelsoni isolate bAmmNel1 chromosome 11, bAmmNel1.pri, whole genome shotgun sequence, the genomic window AGTTGACCTTAACAGCCATATTTTGTATCTTACACAAGTGTTTCAGAGCTGTGATTTTACTGCTTGCATTGCAGAGTACTGAAATTACTTCCCCAAACTTTCTTCCTGTGGGTATTCAGCAGTGGGAGAGAATCAGAAATCTGAGTTCTCCTTGCCTTCCCTCATAcctggctgtgtgctgtgtaCTTGGTTAGTCTTGGTTTGGAAGTCAGTGTAGGGACAGAAGAGGTTCTGTCCATACAATGTGGAAATCCAGTTTGATTCTTTCAACTTGTGACGCTGCCAATTCTGTCAATACAGTGATTAGTCAGTGATCAGAATGACTTCTCTAAAAGGATTCTTAGTGGAATTCCACCTAGTGTGAAAATTGAGACTTAGAGGAGGtgaccaccaccaccaccccccaccaaaaaaccaaaaaagaaaaataaaaaagctggCACTAACTTTCCTTTTACTAAAATTGAGAAAGGTTGTGTGGGCTTATTTTAGTTCAGGATCTCATGTGTCCTGTgtatttagttttttttctttaattgctgCGTACTTTCTTTATTAGATCAGTGAGGACTCCAGGctcactgctgccagctccaaaTCAAACTGTTCTTCTCTTACTGTTCgtccttcctctccctctctgcctcGTCCTGTCAGCTCCAGCCAAGGTAATCATGTATGTATcgtgctgctgggctgagcctctTGGTTCTGCTTTTCTAAGCTGCATTGATATACATGAATATTATGTGCATGGATTTAGGGCTTTCAAGACAAGCACAAAGACATGGTAGAATTGGCTTTGAAAGTGAAAGTTGTATGGAATGTGACTCAGCAAAACCTACCTGTAGTTCCCAGTAGTGGTTAAATATCTGGAGTGAGAATTTGGGTACAGGACTTTTTACTGCATCATCCTGCAGAGGACTAGATGCCACTTCCAGTTTTAGAGTCATGCCTTAATGGAAAACTGTGGCatagagagaaatattttaaaattgcttcaCTACTCATTCTTGGTCTGCAAAATGTGAGCTCAAGCAGCATATGTTCCATTAGTGCTTTTTGcaagagctgcatttctgtCACACCAGGGGGAAGATAGAGAAAAGAGATGAGTAAAAGACACCTGTGGGATTAGTGTTCTGGCTGAGCTGGTGATTTCAGCACATCTGTTGTGCTCTATAGTACCTGCTGACCTCACCTCAAGTTTTTTTACTCTGTGTTTCAAATGAATGTGCCTGCTGCATTAGGAACTTAGAAGAATGACTTAACTTTCTTCTTTAGCCCATAGGACTGACTTATGTGAATATTCACTTGtgactgagaaaaataaatacttgctggttttggcttttgTCTGATTGAATAGTGCAGTAGAATATGCACAGTGAGAGAAAACTTCATACCCATCTAAAAGAGCTGGGATTATCTTCTCAATTTCTTGGCATGGGGCAGGGGGGGCACAGCTTCCTCTTACCATTAATCAGTGGATTGGTGGATAAGGGAGAGAAGCATCCCTGAGGAGCTTGATTTTTGGAAAAAATCCATTGCTGTGACTTCTGCAGAATCAGCAGAGGTTTCTTTGTTCACTCTAGAAAAATGAAACTGTTCTGACAGCATTTGATGAGGGCGCAGACACCTTGATACACATTTGTTGCTATTTGTGTACTTTGCTTTTGTAGCCCTTCTAGCTAACTTTTCATCTGCAGAAAAAATGCCAGTTTTTCCAAAATCAAGTAAAtgcttgctttaaaatattaagcACTTGACAAACTGTCTCAGTTCTGTAAATATGTAACAACCTGCAGTTTTATACAGGACTTGCTGTAAAAATATGGCTTGCTGTCAGCAACCCCTGGGActgtttaaattatttatcaACAATTTGTTTTCTACTACAGTAAATGTTTAGGAGCAAACAAATCTtgagataaaagaaaatatagatCTTTCTAAAGGACTTAGGAGTTCTATGGAGTGGTATAAGGGTCAAGGCTTATTTACTGTAGTCCTTTTCCATAAGATTCCTTcagcagaattttggggaaGGCTTTTATAAATAATGGGAAAATGAGGGCTGTGCAGGCTATTTCTCAGCTTCAAcaataaaaatttattatttgctACATATCTAAGTATGAAGGGTTGTTTTCAAAATACCAGTTTTGAGAAatctattttaaagaaaatgaaatatgctGAGCAATTGATTTCACTGATAGACCTTAAGTCATGAATAATGGAATTAATTTCCTGATGTGCTGTTTCTATGCAttgttttctctgtattttctaGACACCATCTGTTTCCGTAACATATTATTCATAGTTAATGTCATTGGGAAATGGCTTGTggaaaaagattaaatatttatataggaaacagaaaatcaaaaatAATGCTGTCATGTTCTGGTTTTCCTGTCAATTTGAGTTTCCTTCTTGCTAACACAGTATTTTGTTCAAGTAATAAATACCTCTTGTGTTTCCTCTGACCATGAGATGTCTTGGTGTAATCTGCTGAACTTTACCATCAATCCAGAAAGATAACATACAGATTTTTTATGCTCAAGCCAGAAACATGTCCACACTGTAATTTTGTTgtcattttcatatttaaatactTGAGCTGGCTGGTTCAGTGGCAATGCTGaaaattgatttgctctgttgAGCCAGTTTGATGCTGTGAATATCAAACTGGCAAAAAGTCAAACGTCCCTGAGAATGTTGCCTTGTATTCACTCATTATAAGTTTTTACTGATGATTCAGCTTTGAACCCTTGAAAAAGGTTCCAAATAAGGTGAGATAATATCTTAAGTGGCATTTGAGATCAGAGCTTCTCTGTCTGGTTGAAGGATGTACAGAGATATTACAGATATTGTTTGATTGAAGCTTGCAGAAATTTGTGAGTGTGCTATAAAGTTCATGAAGAGCACTCTGCCAGCCTAGCAGCTGACTAGTTCTGTTAAAACTGAGCTGTGTCAAGATTTCTTACACCAGAATTTGAGATTGAAATTGATTTTTAGTTTGAGAAAGAAGCTGTAGCAGTCTTTTTCAATTAAACTAAAattctgcttgcttttttaTCCTGGCTATTGTGTGAAGGTATGCTTTAGCTTTACTGATTTATGATTAGATCTTGATTATACAATTTTAATCCCACTTGATTGGCAGATACTAtaagatatttatttttgctttgcttcagtGATTTAAAGAGTTGTTTATGTTTGTTCTAGAAATAATTTGTGAAGATACAGTCCTAGCCAACAGTTTTTTGCAATCCAGTGATTCGACTCCTACAGACCATACAGTTCCCCAGAGATGCTTTGAAATACCAGACTCCAGATGTAAAATTCAGGTAATTGCCACACTTTTGTTTATAttatagcatttttaaaagcttttgcaCACTTATTTCTGATGTTAAACTTATATTATCATAGTAATCCGTAGCAAAGGTTTTTTTGCTTCTCAGAGCTATTTTATGGAAAAGGAGGCAGCCCCAAATTTGATTCAAGGGTGTTCAGTCCAGGTTGTAAATTAAATGCAGAATCCAAGTTTACCAGAGTTGCAGAGAACTGTTGCTACTGTGGCTTTGAGATGTTTACCCAGTACTACTATAACATCATTTAACAGCCATTTAGATGCTGAGTGTAATAATTGTGTCTTATCATATTACAGTATCAGTTCTTGAAAGGCTATTCTCTTGCTGGTAGAGCAGAAGAATCTTCTCTCTGTCAATAGGCAATGGCCTTAATTTGTCTTCTTCAATCTCCTCCTATCTGATAACTTCTGGTTTGTGATTTCATTTGTGGTATTGGAAGCACTCTTCATATGCATGGCTTCAAGGAATAAGACAGGAAGACTTGGTGTCTCTTCCTTTGCTACCAGTGTAGTTGGTGTTTGTCAGGTTCCCTTAGTGTTTGGCTTCATGTTACACTAATTCACTAAAAGTTTGTAGAATGCTGAAATGCCTGGGTCACAGGCTGGATCTGTTCTCAGGTCAGCAGCAGAGTTCATTCTTCTTCTGCCTTAGTTGAATGCCCAGCCTAAAGCAAACATTATTTTTGGGTCCTCAAAGGGTGGCTGTTAAACTCCCTGTGAAAACAGCAGGACTTGGCCAGTTTAAAAAGCATAAGCCAGCTTTAACTTTGCTTCTCATGTGTGCTGAACTCTTAAGTAGTTTACAGCTTCCTGATGTTGCTCTCTTCTCCTTAGGCACCTGCCTCTTCATTGGCTTCATGCAAAGAGTATGGTGGTGGTCATCATGTGTGGTAAGCTACATAAATAAATTCTACTTTAAATCCTTGTTAGCTTTTGGGTGATAACTGTTTTCTTAAACACAGCCTTTAAGTCAAAACAGTCTCTTTCATTGTATTCTGCCTCTGGGTTTTTGAaccaaaaatatgtttttaaccTTTGAACCCTGGAATGCAGCTGGTGGTTTCAAAACCAGCAATAGCTGCATTGTCTAGTCCTTTAGGTCATGAGGTTGTGCTTACTGGGgatgggaaaggaaagaggagttCAACATTTTAGTATTTACTTTCTATAGAATTACACACTACCAGCCTTTAAAATCAATGGCTATGCAGTACAAAGATGTTCTACAAAATTACACTGATTTAACTGTATTAGCAAGAGCAAATATCAAAGTTCTGAAAAGCAGCACCCTGAATTGTAGGTAGCCATAACTGTTTTTAAACTCAAGTTTGTACTTATTGTGGCTTCTTCTCTCTTTTGAAGTTTGGAGAGAGAACACTGTGCGGTGCCTGACCCCTCTAACACCATCATCTTGCCTTTTAATTGTATGTCCTACACTGCCACCAACCAAGACTTTATCCAGCACCTTTCTGCCTCGATAGTGCAGGCTGTGCAGAAATCTGCCCCCTCTCCCACAGAGAATAAAGGAAGCCCTGTGGGTACTTCCACAGCCACAGACAAAGCAGATGGATATTTTGAAATGGGACTTCATGAAGGAGATCAGACTTTTGAGTTCAGCACTACTTTGGATGCTCAATCATCTGACAACATAGCAGTGGAGAGTGTTGACATAGTCAAAATTCTCTGGAGCTTTTCAATTCACATTCATAAAGGACTCAGACAGTTTGCTTCCTGTTTGGTTTTGACCGATGAGATGCTAGCTGTGTTTGAGATTCCTCATCAGGAATTGAGAGAAAATTGCCAGCACATCCCTTCTGCCTTGAAACTAACACTGTTTTTTCCTTACACTGATCTAATAGAATTTGGCTTTCTCCTGCCAGAAATCTGTTTAACTCTGAAGCTGAAAAACAGTGACCACTGCTTGTTTATTGTTTCAGACTCCCAGAATCTTCAAGACTTTTATTCCTGTTTACAAACGTGTTGCTCTCAACACTATACATCAGTGTTACCAAGCTCCACATGGTACTGTAGAAAAGCAAATCTCCAAGAATTTCTCTGTCAGCTCATGGAATTGAATTGCATTTCAGCTGAAGATGTTGAAATAAAAGGTTGTTTCCCAACATATCTTGTTTATGGGAATAAAACCAATGTTCAGAAAGTCTTGCATCAACCAGAGTCAGCTGGCAATAACAAGGAATGGTCAAAGAATACTTTGTGTTCTGCACTTTATTCTTCAGTTTATAAATCTTCTGACCAGAGTCCCTGTGTGGTCCATCCGTGTTGGATATTTCTAACGCCCCAGCATTTGTACATTGTAAAGGTGGATTTCAGCTTACTGCCAGGTAAATGGGCAGGCACAGAGGAGTTGGGAAGTGTATTTAAGCTGAACAGAATTCCATTGGCATCACTTGTGCTGCATCCAACTCATGGTGCCACACAGCAGAAGGGTTCATTTTTGGATGGACACGTGCTGGAGTTGCTTGTTGGATACAGATTTGTTACAGCAGTGTTTGTTCTACCTCATGAGAAATTCCACTTTCTAAGAATCTACAGCCTTCTAAGGACACTGCTCCAGGATGTTAAgactattattattttcaaagctTCAAGCAAATTGGATGCTGTAAGAAATCATGCTGTGGAGGCAAACAGACACAGTCAGGCAGCCAGGTAATGGTTCCTGTGAAAGGTCTCTGGCACAGTGCTTGATGTGGCCTGAcccctgtgtttgctgctgtcaTTGTGGTTGGGTTTGGACTGTAGTATTGATGAAATACTTCTGCATTGTACTAGTCTGGTGTAAGTGTGGTTATCCTGGACTGTAGCAgtccacctttttttttgtgttttgttgctgCAACGTAATTTCTGATGGAAGGAAACTTCCTATTTCATGTCCCTGCAGGCTGAAGTTACAGCAAATTGACAGCTATGGTCAagatataaataatttaaactaCTAAAAATGGAAGTTATctagttttaatttttgaattaaatacaaatatttttgaagggaaaaagctgtgcagatCTTTACATTTTGACTATTTATATTCTGGATCTTTTCTAGTTTCTGCAAGCCTCATCTGACATTGTCATCCTTATACCCATCTGAGCTTCTTATGCAGAAGATAACAGAAGACAACCAGATTCCTGTTCACATTCATgtttctgtgtctctgcagtATGTGGCTGGGCTGAAGGGAAGAGCCCTGGTTGAATTTTTCCATAGCAACATTGCAGAGGTATCATGGTCTATAGATCAAGTGTACAAAAACATGCTTTGTGACCTTTCTGTACTACACAGTATCCATAAAAACTTTCCTGAGCAAATTTAGCCACGAGAATTAGGCTCTGGGAAAcctgaaaacattttcatcaAGAATCTGTGTGTTATTCCATTTTGGGTTCCCTGCTACAACAACTGGGATCCTGCAAAGCATATTTTGCCTTCAGGATCTGTGGTGCTGAACAGGAGAGTACACTAATTATGTCTGAAGATGTGATTGCTCCAAGAATGTTCctctattttctttaaagtggaaaaaggaaagaaagtcacaagaatgaaattattttggaatgGTTCTCGGCTACATCAGTAAATAAGTGTTCTGACTTGTTTTTGTAGTACTGTGCATGACTGCAACACATGTACATGGCTGCAGGTACTCCAGAAACATGAACAGATAAACCTGATTCTGAAAAACATTTAAGTGTATGTGGGGAACATCAGATTGAAAAGTAAAAACATTACCCAAAATTTATGATGTGGCTTTTTGAGTGACAAATCACTGTGATCTGAGTACAAATTGAAAAGCTTGAGACATAGATACATTTTTCTTATTCCCTTACCTCTTTTCCAAATGTTTTAAGTAAGCACAGTTACAAGCTGTACTTCTCTTTTTATATCAGGAAAAGCTGATAAAAAAGCAGGTGACTCATTTAAGGGTTCACAGTAAGCCCACCAAGTTGAAAGCTGGGAAGATGCTGAgttggagcagcagctgcagtggcaaGCTGTGCTCCTGTGCTCTCTCCAGGGTCTTTGAATCCAACCCTCAGAAACACTTAAAGCCTCAGCAGACTTGAGGTTTGGGAGGCCACTGCTCAGCTGATGATTAAAGTTCTGCCTGCAGTGTTTGCCCTAAAAAGTCTTTCTTATAAATGagatgtttttctgtatttttctaatTTCGGTTGGAAAGCAAGGAATAATTTGCttataacagaaaaataattttcttacaCAAACACAAGATATTTTCAGTAGCTGCCATTGTGGCCTCATTTGCCACTACCTCTCTTTAACCAGAGCATGTTCAGATGCTAAAGATTTTGAAGTTGTTTCTCTGAGGGCCTAAGGTGATGAAACTGTCTGAAATATCAAAGTTCATGtgtttatgaaataaaatttacatcTTAGGTGGAAAATGAAGAGTTGAGACACCTCATGTGGTCTTCAGTTCTGTTTTACAAGACTCCCAGTGTGGAAGTGATGGCTTGTGTGCTTCTCTCAACAAAAGCGATTTACTTTCTGTTGGATGATTCTTTCATTCATGCAGATGAGCACCAATCAGGTAAAATAGTTACTTTGATCCTTTAATCATGTTACCAGTGTAAtccctctctctgtgtttgtCCTCAGTCTAAGAACCAATTTTGgtcaatatttttaattagacCTCCTAGTTAAAAGGGTCACTATTTGCATAAGGCTTTTATGTTCAAAAAAACAGAGTCTTGAGTCATGTCTGCTTCTCAGACCCTTTTAGCTGCCATGGGATCCATGCTGTTCTCTGATGTTATTTCATGGTCTCTCTCATGATGAAAATGGAAAGTGAAGGGTAATGAACCTCATGGTGGTCATTCAGTTAAAGTGTGTTATCAGTGCATGTGCTGATTTAAATCAGGTATGggacaattattttttaaaatgctcctAATAAAAATTGCTTGTATTTTGCTTGAGAAATGTTTACTCACTCTACCtagtttttttcttaatttctttcttcaagTGTGAGATAAGTGTTAGATagtaatataaaaattatgCTTATGGACAGAacaatctttttcttttgaccTTTTTATCGTGTGTACTTCTTTAACAGATTTTTGGAACAAAGAAAACTCAGACTGTGAAAACAGCTCTTTCCACCTCTCTTGCTGCTTTGTGCTAAAACTTAATGACCTGCAGTCAGTAAATGTTGGCCTGTTTGACCAATACTTCCGAATTACTGGTGAGTACAACTTGTGCTTTAAGCTTTTCCAGTTCCATTTTGTTCTAGTCTTTTTTAGATGGATCCATGTCTTTATTAGTGAGATGGAAGAGAGGTTTTctgttgctttattttcttgaatCCCTGGAGCAAGATTTGAATCATAAGTATACATTGTATTTTAAATGAAgagaaattatgtattttttgaGGGATTTGTAAGTAATCTATTGTTGTTTTCAAGAATTTGAAAGATTTCTGAATAATAATGCATGTTTTCAGGagaaacaataatttaaaaaaaaatcttttctgatGACAGTTGCCTGTTGGTTCAAGAAATGGTAATGCCACAGTGAGTGAATTATGTT contains:
- the NISCH gene encoding nischarin isoform X2 → MAGEVFTIRPLQLYAVTQQLLQGKPTCANGDAKTDLGHILDFTCRLKYLKVTGTGGPFGTSNIQEHLLPFDLSIFKSLHQIEISHCGGKLIKGLTSSKHALATLSVRFSATSMKEILVPEASEFDQWEPEDALDSNCPVTAIIPTWRTLTTLDMSHNSIPEIDDSVKLIPKIEFLDLSHNGVSLVENLQHLYNLVHLDLSYNKLTSLEGVHTKLGNIKTLNLAGNQLERLCGLNKLYSLVNLDLSNNKIEQIDEVKNIGGLPCLEKVMLSSNPLSIIPDYRTKVLAQFGDRASEVCLDNIVTTEKELDTVEVLKAIQKAKEVKYKLSNSDKKISEDSRLTAASSKSNCSSLTVRPSSPSLPRPVSSSQEIICEDTVLANSFLQSSDSTPTDHTVPQRCFEIPDSRCKIQAPASSLASCKEYGGGHHVCLEREHCAVPDPSNTIILPFNCMSYTATNQDFIQHLSASIVQAVQKSAPSPTENKGSPVGTSTATDKADGYFEMGLHEGDQTFEFSTTLDAQSSDNIAVESVDIVKILWSFSIHIHKGLRQFASCLVLTDEMLAVFEIPHQELRENCQHIPSALKLTLFFPYTDLIEFGFLLPEICLTLKLKNSDHCLFIVSDSQNLQDFYSCLQTCCSQHYTSVLPSSTWYCRKANLQEFLCQLMELNCISAEDVEIKGCFPTYLVYGNKTNVQKVLHQPESAGNNKEWSKNTLCSALYSSVYKSSDQSPCVVHPCWIFLTPQHLYIVKVDFSLLPGKWAGTEELGSVFKLNRIPLASLVLHPTHGATQQKGSFLDGHVLELLVGYRFVTAVFVLPHEKFHFLRIYSLLRTLLQDVKTIIIFKASSKLDAVRNHAVEANRHSQAASFCKPHLTLSSLYPSELLMQKITEDNQIPVHIHVSVSLQYVAGLKGRALVEFFHSNIAEVENEELRHLMWSSVLFYKTPSVEVMACVLLSTKAIYFLLDDSFIHADEHQSDFWNKENSDCENSSFHLSCCFVLKLNDLQSVNVGLFDQYFRITGHSADHIVTCLTRDSYNTHTFIQQLMAVLSLLARTPSPEPVDKDFYSEFGSKNTGKMENYELIHSSRVKFIYPNEEEIGDLAFLVAEKMDGLTNLPSLNILLYVLAFQVNHFEGSAQNTSSLQPKTLILTSSDLFLFDEDYISYPLPEFAKEPPKRDKYQLADGRRIRDLDRVLMGYQTYPQALTFVFDDVQNQDLMQNLTLDHFGETDSVPKGNSKQEGSRNREIQWYIFIPSAESREKLISLLARQWEILCGRELPLELTG